Proteins encoded within one genomic window of Triticum aestivum cultivar Chinese Spring chromosome 2D, IWGSC CS RefSeq v2.1, whole genome shotgun sequence:
- the LOC123055047 gene encoding G-type lectin S-receptor-like serine/threonine-protein kinase B120, with translation MAMLYIPLFFLLFLSSFCKPDDQLTQAKPLTDRDILISENGVFAMGFFSPTSSNKSFYLGIWYHSLPGPQTVVWMANRDDPIINPSSMMLKVTNNSRMVLSNSEGRDIWMAANNITTGAVGAYAVLLNSGNFILRSSDDQDIWLSFDHPTDTVLPSMRFLVSYKAQVIARLVAWKGPDDPSSGDFSCSGDTRSPDLQLVTWNKARLYCRIIVLDGVSVSGGTLNNTSSISYQTIVTSGDEFSYTFTVSDNSPFRRMMLDYTGKLKNLGWDNRSASWIVINEHPNSACDLYASCGPFGYCDFTEAIPTCQCFDGFEPVDSSNSFKGCQRKEALKCHKQSHFTSFPGMKVPNMFLHIRNRNLDDCAAECINNCSCTAYAYADLSSGGAMADPSRCLVWSGELIDAQKATGSENLYLRLADSPVDKKTSPVKIVLPTISCLLLLACIVFVWMYKYRGKWGKKKNQKKLMLGYISTSNSLEGNNTEFPCFSYEDILSATNFFADSSLLGRGGFGKVYKGTLEGGNEVAVKRLSKSSGQGIVEFKNEVVLIAKLQHKNLVRLLGCCIHEDEKLLIYEYLANKSLDAFLFDHARKHVLDWLTRFKIIKGIARGLLYLHQDSRLTVIHRDLKASNILLDLEMTPKISDFGMARIFGANQNHANTTRVVGTYGYMSPEYAMGGAFSVKSDTYSFGVLLLEIVSGMKISSPQLNMEFCSLISYAWRLWEDGKATELVDSFIAASCPLHEVVRCIHVGLLCVQDHPNDRPLMSSVMFMLENESAVLAPPKHPVYFALGNYEGEEAREGMSSANEMSMTTLKGR, from the exons ATGGCCATGCTCTACATTCCCCTCTTCTTCCTACTATTCTTGAGTTCATTCTGCAAACCCGATGACCAGCTCACACAAGCAAAGCCACTCACTGACCGCGACATTCTCATCTCCGAGAACGGGGTCTTTGCTATGGGATTCTTCTCTCCGACAAGCTCCAACAAGAGTTTTTACCTTGGCATATGGTACCACAGCCTCCCCGGGCCACAGACTGTCGTGTGGATGGCCAACCGAGACGACCCAATCATCAACCCTTCGTCCATGATGCTCAAGGTAACTAACAATTCTCGCATGGTATTATCCAACTCCGAAGGCCGTGATATTTGGATGGCAGCAAACAATATCACTACTGGGGCGGTAGGAGCTTATGCAGTACTACTCAACTCAGGGAACTTTATCCTCCGGTCTTCGGACGACCAGGACATATGGTTGAGCTTCGATCATCCGACCGATACCGTCCTTCCAAGTATGAGATTTTTGGTGAGCTACAAGGCACAAGTCATCGCACGGCTTGTTGCTTGGAAGGGCCCGGATGACCCATCTTCTGGGGACTTCTCATGCAGCGGCGACACAAGATCCCCAGATCTTCAGTTGGTAACTTGGAACAAGGCTAGGTTATATTGTCGTATCATTGTGTTGGACGGTGTGTCCGTGTCCGGTGGCACACTAAACAACACTAGCTCCATCTCGTACCAAACAATTGTCACCTCTGGAGACGAGTTCAGTTACACGTTCACCGTCTCCGACAACTCACCGTTCAGGCGCATGATGCTTGACTACACTGGCAAGTTGAAGAATCTAGGTTGGGACAATCGCTCTGCGTCGTGGATAGTCATCAATGAGCACCCCAATAGTGCTTGCGATCTCTACGCGTCTTGTGGCCCGTTTGGCTATTGTGACTTCACCGAGgccattccaacatgtcagtgctTTGATGGGTTTGAGCCTGTCGACAGTAGTAACTCTTTTAAGGGATGTCAGAGAAAAGAAGCGCTGAAATGCCACAAGCAAAGTCATTTCACGTCTTTTCCTGGAATGAAGGTTCCTAACATGTTCTTGCATATAAGGAACAGAAACTTGGATGACTGTGCAGCTGAGTGCATCAACAATTGCTCGTGTACAGCGTATGCTTATGCCGACTTGAGTAGCGGAGGTGCTATGGCAGACCCATCAAGGTGCTTAGTTTGGTCAGGGGAGCTTATTGATGCTCAGAAGGCAACCGGTAGCGAGAACCTGTACCTCCGACTTGCCGACTCTCCTG TCGACAAGAAAACCAGTCCAGTAAAGATTGTACTCCCCACTATATCATGTCTGCTACTATTGGCATGCATAGTCTTCGTCTGGATGTACAAATATAGAG GCAAATGGGGAAAGAAGAAAAACCAGAAGAAACTGATGCTAGGATACATTAGCACATCCAACTCACTAGAAGGCAATAATACGGAATTTCCATGTTTTAGCTATGAAGACATACTTTCAGCAACAAATTTTTTCGCGGATTCCAGCTTGCTTGGACGTGGAGGTTTTGGCAAAGTTTACAAG GGCACACTGGAAGGTGGAAATGAAGTTGCTGTCAAAAGGCTTAGTAAGAGTTCTGGACAAGGTATAGTGGAGTTCAAAAATGAAGTAGTTCTCATTGCAAAACTGCAGCACAAGAACCTAGTCAGACTTCTCGGCTGCTGCATTCATGAAGACGAGAAGTTATTGATCTACGAGTACTTAGCTAATAAAAGTTTGGATGCCTTTCTTTTTG ATCATGCACGAAAACATGTGCTCGATTGGTTGACACGGTTCAAAATAATTAAAGGAATAGCAAGAGGCCTTCTCTATCTCCATCAAGATTCAAGATTAACAGTAATTCACAGAGATCTCAAAGCAAGCAACATTTTGTTGGATTTAGAAATGACTCCTAAAATTTCAGATTTTGGTATGGCAAGAATCTTTGGTGCAAACCAGAATCATGCTAACACAACCCGAGTCGTCGGAACATA TGGTTATATGTCCCCTGAATATGCAATGGGAGGTGCATTTTCTGTGAAATCAGACACTTATAGCTTTGGGGTTCTTCTCTTGGAGATTGTTAGTGGCATGAAGATTAGCTCACCTCAGCTCAACATGGAATTTTGTAGCCTTATATCTTAT GCCTGGAGATTATGGGAAGATGGAAAAGCTACCGAACTGGTGGACTCCTTCATTGCTGCGAGCTGCCCACTTCATGAGGTTGTACGGTGCATTCATGTGGGACTCTTGTGTGTCCAAGACCATCCAAATGATAGACCACTAATGTCCTCAGTTATGTTTATGTTAGAGAATGAAAGTGCTGTGCTTGCACCTCCAAAGCATCCTGTATACTTTGCTCTAGGTAATTATGAAGGTGAAGAAGCCAGGGAGGGAATGAGTTCAGCAAATGAAATGAGTATGACAACGCTCAAGGGTCGTTAG